One Myxococcaceae bacterium JPH2 DNA window includes the following coding sequences:
- a CDS encoding FKBP-type peptidyl-prolyl cis-trans isomerase, with product MLRALTLCAFLLALPGCGSSADSGDPTKVTYAAELGVDLTAMSRQESGLYIQDLETGTGTEAVKGKVVQVHYTGWLPDGRRFDQNTASDKPFSFTLGRRQVIDGWDEGVAGMHVGGKRRLVIPSELGYGGDGAGGIIPPDSVLVFDVELVNVI from the coding sequence ATGCTCCGAGCCCTGACCCTCTGTGCGTTCCTCCTCGCCCTGCCCGGCTGCGGCTCCAGCGCCGACTCGGGTGACCCCACGAAGGTGACGTACGCGGCGGAGCTGGGCGTGGACCTCACCGCCATGTCGCGCCAGGAGAGCGGGCTCTACATCCAGGACCTGGAGACGGGCACCGGCACCGAGGCCGTGAAGGGCAAGGTCGTGCAGGTCCACTACACGGGTTGGCTGCCCGATGGCCGGCGGTTCGATCAGAACACCGCGTCGGACAAGCCCTTCTCGTTCACGCTCGGGCGCCGCCAGGTCATCGACGGTTGGGACGAGGGCGTCGCCGGCATGCACGTGGGCGGCAAGCGGCGGCTCGTGATTCCCTCCGAGCTGGGCTACGGCGGCGACGGCGCGGGGGGCATCATCCCGCCCGACTCGGTGCTCGTCTTCGACGTGGAGCTGGTGAACGTCATCTAG
- a CDS encoding YebC/PmpR family DNA-binding transcriptional regulator: MGAQWKHKGRTEHAAAKGKLFTKLVKEIMVAAKAGGSDPENNPRLRMAMDAAKKASMPRDTLERAIKKGAGELDEQVNYELVTYEGFAPHQVPVIVECLTENKNRTATNIRILFRKGQLATSGAVSWDFNRRGVIEATPPAPGTDAETAAIEAGAQDVEPADEGATRFVTEAAELDTVSKALAGQGWKVTAQSLAWLAKNPVQLDGAARPDVEAFLEGLDGDDDVQNIYVGLKD; the protein is encoded by the coding sequence ATGGGCGCTCAGTGGAAACACAAGGGCCGTACCGAGCACGCGGCCGCGAAGGGAAAGCTCTTCACCAAGCTGGTGAAGGAAATCATGGTGGCCGCCAAGGCGGGGGGCTCGGATCCGGAGAACAACCCCCGGCTGCGCATGGCCATGGACGCCGCGAAGAAGGCCTCCATGCCGCGCGACACCCTGGAGCGCGCCATCAAGAAGGGCGCGGGCGAACTCGATGAGCAGGTGAACTACGAGCTGGTCACCTACGAGGGCTTCGCGCCGCACCAGGTGCCGGTCATCGTCGAGTGCCTCACCGAGAACAAGAACCGCACCGCCACCAACATCCGCATCCTGTTCCGCAAGGGGCAGCTGGCCACCAGCGGCGCGGTGTCGTGGGACTTCAACCGCCGGGGCGTCATCGAGGCCACGCCGCCCGCTCCTGGCACCGACGCGGAGACGGCCGCCATCGAGGCCGGCGCGCAGGACGTGGAGCCCGCGGATGAGGGCGCCACCCGCTTCGTCACCGAGGCGGCCGAGCTGGACACGGTGAGCAAGGCGCTCGCGGGCCAGGGCTGGAAGGTGACCGCTCAGAGCCTCGCGTGGCTCGCCAAGAACCCCGTGCAGCTCGACGGCGCGGCGCGCCCGGACGTCGAGGCGTTCCTCGAGGGACTCGACGGCGACGACGACGTGCAGAACATCTACGTGGGGCTCAAGGACTAG
- a CDS encoding MFS transporter gives MSTTPSDSSSVASAGMRRSLVWLMAAASGATAANLYYNQPLLGDIGRDLAASGSALGLIPTMTQVGYAIGMLFIVPLGDSHERRRIILIMCGLVSLALVSAALAPSLAWMVLASFLVGATTVIPQLLVPFAAHLALPAERGRVVGTVMSGLLIGILLSRTAAGFVGTHLGWRAMFWMAAALMVALAALLRLTLPAQPPAAAMPYPELMRSLGHLARTEPALRLHSLLGAVTFGAFGAFWATLALYLQSLPQHYDAQVAGLFGVVGMVGAIMAPVVGRYSDQGGGDRRINALSIGVLGLSFVVMWAMGHSLWGIGLGVVLLDLGAQGNHLSNQMRVYALQPAARSRLNTLYMVSYFAGGASGAWLGTTAWARFGWGGVCAVGIALSVVGLLALLRGRGSVARPVPST, from the coding sequence ATGTCCACGACACCTTCAGATTCCTCTTCGGTCGCGTCCGCGGGCATGCGCCGCTCGCTCGTGTGGCTCATGGCCGCCGCCTCGGGCGCGACCGCCGCGAACCTCTATTACAACCAGCCCCTGCTCGGTGACATCGGTCGGGACCTGGCGGCGTCGGGCAGCGCGCTCGGGCTCATCCCCACGATGACGCAGGTGGGGTACGCCATTGGGATGCTCTTCATCGTCCCGCTCGGGGACAGCCATGAGCGGCGGCGGATCATCCTCATCATGTGCGGACTGGTCAGCCTGGCGTTGGTGAGCGCGGCGCTGGCGCCCAGTCTGGCGTGGATGGTGTTGGCCAGCTTCCTCGTGGGCGCCACCACGGTGATTCCGCAGCTGCTGGTGCCCTTCGCGGCGCACCTGGCCTTGCCCGCCGAGCGCGGACGCGTGGTGGGCACGGTGATGAGCGGCTTGCTCATCGGCATCCTGTTGTCGCGCACGGCGGCCGGCTTCGTGGGCACGCACCTGGGCTGGCGCGCGATGTTCTGGATGGCCGCGGCGCTGATGGTGGCGCTCGCCGCGCTGCTGCGCCTGACGCTGCCCGCGCAGCCACCCGCGGCGGCCATGCCCTATCCTGAGTTGATGCGCTCGCTGGGGCACCTGGCGCGCACCGAGCCCGCGCTGCGACTGCACTCGCTGTTGGGCGCGGTGACGTTCGGTGCGTTCGGCGCGTTCTGGGCCACGCTGGCCCTGTACCTCCAGAGCCTCCCGCAGCACTACGACGCGCAGGTGGCGGGGCTCTTCGGCGTGGTGGGCATGGTGGGCGCAATCATGGCGCCCGTGGTGGGGCGGTACTCGGACCAGGGCGGGGGAGACCGGCGCATCAACGCGCTGTCCATTGGCGTGCTGGGGCTGTCCTTCGTCGTGATGTGGGCGATGGGCCACTCGCTGTGGGGCATCGGGCTGGGCGTGGTGCTGCTGGACCTGGGGGCGCAGGGCAACCACCTGTCCAACCAGATGCGCGTGTATGCGCTCCAGCCCGCGGCGCGCAGCCGGCTCAACACGCTCTACATGGTGTCGTACTTCGCGGGAGGCGCCAGCGGTGCGTGGCTGGGCACCACGGCCTGGGCGCGCTTCGGCTGGGGCGGCGTGTGCGCGGTGGGCATCGCCCTGTCGGTGGTGGGCCTGCTCGCGCTGTTGCGAGGGCGAGGGAGCGTGGCTCGCCCCGTGCCCTCGACGTGA
- a CDS encoding radical SAM protein: MPAARPHIEPRRVPTADSVVVKEIYLSVQGESSHAGLLCAFVRLTGCHLRCSYCDSEFAFRGGQRMQNADVVAQVRAMNTPMVEVTGGEPLLQPGVYPLMESLLDSGLKVLLETSGAIDVRLVPPDVHKIVDMKTPSSGESSRNDYRNFASMNARDELKFVIGSREDYEWSRALVAEHDLTRRPYGVLFSTVFDKLHPRQLAEWIIDDRLPVRFQLQMHKYMWEPNARGV, encoded by the coding sequence ATGCCCGCAGCGCGCCCGCACATCGAACCCCGCCGTGTCCCCACCGCCGACTCCGTGGTGGTGAAGGAAATCTATCTCTCCGTCCAGGGGGAGTCCTCGCACGCGGGGCTGCTCTGCGCGTTCGTGCGCCTCACTGGCTGCCACCTGCGCTGCTCGTATTGCGACAGCGAGTTCGCCTTCCGCGGCGGCCAGCGCATGCAGAACGCGGACGTCGTCGCGCAGGTGCGCGCGATGAACACGCCCATGGTGGAGGTGACGGGCGGCGAGCCCCTGCTCCAGCCCGGCGTCTATCCGCTCATGGAGTCCCTCCTGGACTCGGGGCTCAAGGTGCTCCTGGAGACCAGCGGCGCCATCGACGTGCGGCTCGTGCCTCCGGACGTGCACAAGATTGTCGACATGAAGACGCCGTCGTCGGGCGAGTCCAGCCGCAACGACTACCGCAACTTCGCCTCGATGAACGCGCGGGACGAGCTCAAGTTCGTCATCGGCTCGCGCGAGGACTACGAGTGGTCGCGCGCGCTCGTGGCCGAGCACGACCTCACCCGCCGGCCCTACGGCGTCCTCTTCTCCACCGTGTTCGACAAGCTCCACCCGCGCCAGCTCGCCGAGTGGATCATCGACGACCGGCTCCCGGTGCGCTTCCAGCTCCAGATGCACAAGTACATGTGGGAACCCAACGCGCGCGGCGTCTGA
- the nudC gene encoding NAD(+) diphosphatase — MSLPSHFEPGHEPPPRPRDSALFFLARGLDLVIEERDGAVVLPTGANFPTLMEDAHFLGVLDSDTTTDCYAVSLPPDHPLPEGMKLVPARSLFKRVDEARFAVVGRALAIAEWDLTHRFCGRCGSATQLVPGERARRCPVDRTPFYPRISPAIIVLITRGDQMLLARNATFAEPMYSTLAGFVDAGESLEETVRREVKEEVGLELRDVRYFGSQPWPFGRSLMVGFTAEYAGGEITVDGKEIAEARWFSVDDLPRIPPPLSIARHLIDSFITRVKATR; from the coding sequence GTGAGCCTCCCTTCCCACTTCGAGCCCGGACACGAGCCCCCTCCCCGCCCCCGCGACAGCGCGCTGTTCTTCCTCGCGCGCGGGCTGGACCTGGTCATCGAGGAGCGCGACGGCGCGGTGGTCCTCCCCACCGGCGCGAACTTCCCCACCCTGATGGAGGACGCGCACTTCCTGGGCGTCCTGGACTCGGACACGACGACGGACTGCTACGCCGTGTCGCTGCCGCCGGACCACCCGCTCCCCGAGGGCATGAAGCTGGTGCCCGCTCGCAGCCTGTTCAAGCGGGTGGACGAGGCGCGCTTCGCCGTCGTCGGCCGCGCGCTGGCCATCGCCGAGTGGGACCTCACGCACCGCTTCTGCGGACGCTGCGGCTCCGCCACCCAGCTCGTCCCGGGGGAGCGCGCGCGCCGCTGCCCGGTGGACCGGACGCCGTTCTACCCGCGCATCTCTCCGGCCATCATCGTCCTCATCACCCGAGGCGACCAGATGCTGCTGGCGCGCAACGCGACGTTCGCCGAGCCCATGTACAGCACGCTGGCGGGCTTCGTGGACGCGGGCGAGTCCCTGGAGGAGACCGTCCGGCGCGAGGTGAAGGAAGAGGTCGGACTGGAGCTGCGCGACGTGCGCTACTTCGGCAGCCAGCCCTGGCCCTTCGGCCGCTCGCTCATGGTGGGCTTCACTGCGGAGTACGCCGGCGGGGAAATCACCGTGGACGGCAAGGAGATCGCCGAGGCCCGCTGGTTCTCGGTGGATGACCTGCCGCGCATCCCGCCCCCCCTCAGCATCGCCCGGCACCTCATCGACTCGTTCATCACGCGGGTGAAGGCCACCCGGTAA